The genomic DNA TCGCCCCCGACTGCGCATCTGCAATGAACAACCACTTCTCGTAGCCCTGCGGCGAAAACTGGTCGGCGGATGCACCGACAAACTCAATCGCTAACGCCGGCGGCACCACAGTTTCATCGTTCCCCGCCCAGATCACCTGCTTCGGCGCGGTAAAATTCGTCAATCTGGGAAACAGGGCGATCGCCGCCGCGCGCGCCGCCTCCGCTTGGACCACCGCCGCTCGCGGCACGGCAAACCCGCCCAAATCCCGCAAGTTGGACCCCGCCCACACGACCGGATTGCCCGGTTCATTGCGCACCAATAGACGAAGCTCGCCGCGGAACACCGGCAGACCACCCCGAACCTGCGAGTAATAGACCAGCGTGAACTTGAACTTCCCGGTCGCCCGATCAAACATGACCGGCTGAGTGTGGCGCCGATCCGCCAGGAGACTCTGCGGAACCAAGTCCTCCGCCGCCACGCCAAACATCTGCGAGTACGCCGTCCGGAATTGCGCGGCCGCCGACTCGGCCCCGTCGCCTTGCGCAAACACCGATCCGTGAATCGACGTGATGCGCGACTCCGATCGGGTCAATTGAACATCTGGAAACGCCCGAGTAAACGCCTCCACCGCGGCCTGCGCAGTCTCGACGCTCGTCGTCGGGGCGCTCGGCACCGGCTCGGCCGCAGACGTGTTCGCCCAACCTGTAAAAATGCCGATAAGGAGAAATCCCGCCCCTGCCGATCGTTTCATCGTGTGCTCCCAAATAAAGAAACCCGCGATCCGCGGGTCGATCCCCACCCTGAATTCTTCTCAGAGAGGACTTACGCTACGCATTTTACGGCGCAGGCTGTTAAAGTTCCAGCCTTGAAGGCCCATAATTGATGAAAATCTCGCCGGAAGGTCGCCATCGCCATGATCGACGACTTCGCTTCATTTCATTCGTCGTGTTGGTGGCGGCTGTTGCTGCGCGATTGAGCTACCTCATTGCTTCGCCCGACCGTGCATGGCCGCACAGCGTCGCCTACGAAGGCGATGCGCCGCTTTGGGCGCGATTCGCGGACGCGCTGCTAATCGGACAACCTTTTGAATTCGATCTTCCGGTCCATCCGCCCGGCGTTGCGTACCTCCTATCGTGGTTGCCAAATCACGAATCCCACGGCTATTTCCTCGCCGCCAAAGTAATCTGGTGCCTGCTCGGCGCCCTGAGCTGCGCCCTCACGATCGTCGCGGCGCGTCCGCATTTCGGCCTGCGTGTGGCGGCACTCGCGGGCCTGTTGTCCGCCGCTTCGTTCGGCCTGATCGTCCAGTCCACCTCGCTCAACAACGAGACGCCCTACACGCTGCTTTTGCTCATCACCATCATCGTGACGAATTCGATCCTCACCGCCCCAAGCGTCGCAAAGGCGGTACTGTGGGGGCTGTGCAACGGCTTTGCGGTGCTCCTTCGCCCCGAACACACCCTGCTGGTCGTCCTGCTCCTCGGCTTTCTCGCGCTCCGCCGGCGATCAATCAAGCCTGATCCGCAATCCGCCGGTGCACATCCCAGGCGAATCGCGATTCCTCTCGCCGTCGCCGTGGTCTGCTTCTTTCTGGTCCCGCTTCCTTGGAGCATCCGCAGCGCACGGGCGCTCCTCCGCTTCAATACTGTCGAGGCGCAGCCCATCGACTACGCCCGCAGCGAAGTCCCCTGGACGATGGACGCGGCGGATTTCCTCCGCGCGCTTCCCGCCTTCGCCCGTGAGGGAAACTGGCGATACATCACCTATCTCGCCCAACAGAAACGGCTTGCCCACGTCGACCGCGAATTCGTCCAATCGTTCTTTAGTGACGCCGGATACATCCCCAAGCCGATTTCCCCCTTTGTCTTCGTCAGCAATCAAGGACCGCTTTGCTTCGCACTCGCCAACAACGAACACGCCGATGGCGGGTTCTCCACGGCCCTCCTCGGCACCTCCGGCCCCTCCGTCCTCGCCTTCGGCAGTCCGTGGCACCTGCGCCTTTACCAGGAAGGCTACGCC from Phycisphaerae bacterium includes the following:
- a CDS encoding glycosyltransferase family 39 protein; the protein is MKISPEGRHRHDRRLRFISFVVLVAAVAARLSYLIASPDRAWPHSVAYEGDAPLWARFADALLIGQPFEFDLPVHPPGVAYLLSWLPNHESHGYFLAAKVIWCLLGALSCALTIVAARPHFGLRVAALAGLLSAASFGLIVQSTSLNNETPYTLLLLITIIVTNSILTAPSVAKAVLWGLCNGFAVLLRPEHTLLVVLLLGFLALRRRSIKPDPQSAGAHPRRIAIPLAVAVVCFFLVPLPWSIRSARALLRFNTVEAQPIDYARSEVPWTMDAADFLRALPAFAREGNWRYITYLAQQKRLAHVDREFVQSFFSDAGYIPKPISPFVFVSNQGPLCFALANNEHADGGFSTALLGTSGPSVLAFGSPWHLRLYQEGYAVGMRYLLDHPRDAVELFYKKLLFFAEGASQGFTVWNFPLGVEGIRRPVDQLTAPITNHKIWATFILTFVAAGIALALRRRITSFWLTIIAYKLIIAIAFFGYARQAVSILPVFYVFAAVALDAVLLSPLAKRWPILVDRWRLILVLTSAGVFATAARTSFLSWKYEISGPADSAPQWGPGAFESHQALNIRRL